A single genomic interval of Corallococcus macrosporus harbors:
- a CDS encoding DUF1877 family protein has protein sequence MGLDASYQALPGGAPLLELARRNTGVGGWLISVTRLLKDPREESLAPGGPDSDELDLLESVRDLLRTRPDLATQQVDLHRRWDQLHFVLSARRRNAPEAEDDSLAGIAIRGEAEIAPHVVAPQGVPLRYTRPETVERIARMLEAFPFDAHREHFTVERLRQASVYKCPREEDIDEAWQWLRERFDLFRAFHVTAAKHGDGVLVRVD, from the coding sequence ATGGGACTCGATGCGAGCTACCAGGCCCTTCCCGGCGGCGCTCCTCTTCTAGAGCTGGCCCGGCGGAACACCGGCGTGGGCGGATGGCTGATCTCCGTCACCCGGCTGCTCAAGGATCCTCGTGAGGAGAGCCTGGCGCCGGGTGGTCCGGATTCCGACGAGCTCGATCTGCTGGAGTCCGTGAGGGACCTGCTGCGGACGCGTCCCGACCTGGCGACACAACAGGTCGACCTCCACCGGAGATGGGATCAGCTGCACTTCGTCCTGTCCGCCCGGCGCAGGAACGCGCCGGAGGCAGAGGACGACTCCCTGGCCGGCATCGCGATCCGGGGAGAGGCAGAGATCGCCCCGCATGTGGTGGCACCCCAGGGTGTGCCCTTGCGCTACACGCGGCCGGAGACGGTGGAGCGGATTGCCCGGATGCTGGAGGCCTTCCCGTTCGACGCGCACCGCGAGCACTTCACCGTCGAGCGTCTGCGACAGGCGAGCGTCTATAAGTGTCCTCGCGAGGAGGACATCGACGAGGCCTGGCAGTGGCTCCGCGAGCGCTTCGACCTCTTCCGCGCCTTCCACGTCACGGCCGCGAAGCACGGGGACGGCGTCCTGGTCCGCGTGGACTGA
- a CDS encoding tyrosine-protein phosphatase produces the protein MKYTFVFTTAAVLLAFLAQRIQGAAWVLLWPSVSFAIVAIAYAGAGARAFGKQADGRMRPLAVLALLPYLLLTWGTWHLARRISRERVLDEVVPGVLVGRRLLPGELPAGVSAVLDLTSEFIEPEGIRSACRYVSLPILDASTLPVERVAPVLRELAVLPGPLYVHCAQGHGRTGMIAAALLVARGDAPDAKTALARVRQARPAVRLSVQQERALDALAAALV, from the coding sequence ATGAAGTACACGTTCGTCTTCACCACCGCCGCCGTGCTCCTCGCCTTCCTGGCCCAGCGGATCCAGGGCGCGGCCTGGGTGCTGCTGTGGCCTTCGGTGAGCTTCGCCATCGTGGCCATCGCCTATGCCGGCGCGGGTGCGCGGGCCTTCGGCAAACAAGCGGATGGACGGATGCGTCCGTTGGCGGTGCTCGCGCTCCTGCCCTATCTGCTGCTCACGTGGGGCACGTGGCATCTCGCACGGCGCATCTCCCGGGAGCGTGTCCTTGATGAAGTGGTGCCAGGGGTCCTGGTGGGACGCCGGCTGCTGCCCGGCGAGCTGCCCGCGGGTGTCAGCGCGGTGCTCGACCTGACCTCCGAGTTCATCGAACCCGAAGGCATCCGGAGTGCCTGCCGTTACGTGTCGCTGCCCATCCTGGATGCTTCAACGTTGCCCGTGGAGCGCGTGGCCCCGGTCCTTCGCGAGCTGGCCGTCCTGCCCGGTCCCCTGTACGTCCACTGCGCGCAGGGACATGGGCGCACGGGGATGATCGCCGCGGCGCTGCTCGTGGCCCGGGGAGATGCGCCAGACGCGAAGACGGCACTCGCTCGGGTGCGGCAGGCACGGCCCGCGGTACGGCTCTCCGTCCAGCAGGAGCGCGCGCTCGACGCGTTGGCCGCGGCACTGGTCTGA
- a CDS encoding aldo/keto reductase — protein sequence MQKRRLGKSNLEVSAIGLGCMGMSHGYGPPADKQEMISLLRSAVDQGVTFFDTAEVYGPWTNETLVGEALAPVRGQVVIATKFGFKLSADGKQEGLDSRPEHIKQVAEASLKRLRTDVIDLFYQHRVDPEVPIEDVAGAVKELIQQGKVRHFGLSEAGAKTIRRAHAVQPVTALQSEYSLWWREPEKEILPTLEELGIGFVPFSPLGKGFLTGKLPDASQLAKNDFRNILPRFTPEARKANQVFVELLDSVAARKKVTPAQLALAWVLARKPWMVPIPGTTKPHRLAENLGAARVELTADEVRDLTDAAAKLTAQGARYPEALEKLTGR from the coding sequence ATGCAGAAGCGCAGACTCGGAAAGAGCAACCTGGAGGTCTCGGCCATCGGGCTTGGCTGCATGGGCATGAGCCATGGCTACGGTCCGCCCGCGGACAAGCAGGAGATGATTTCCCTCCTCCGGTCGGCCGTGGACCAGGGCGTCACGTTCTTCGACACGGCCGAGGTCTACGGGCCCTGGACGAACGAGACGCTTGTCGGCGAGGCCCTGGCCCCCGTTCGTGGACAGGTGGTCATCGCCACGAAGTTCGGCTTCAAGCTGAGCGCTGACGGCAAGCAGGAGGGCCTCGACAGCCGCCCCGAGCACATCAAGCAGGTCGCCGAGGCCTCGCTCAAGCGGCTCCGGACCGACGTCATCGACCTGTTCTACCAGCACCGCGTGGATCCGGAGGTGCCCATCGAGGACGTCGCGGGCGCGGTCAAGGAGCTGATCCAGCAGGGCAAGGTCCGGCACTTCGGCCTGTCCGAAGCGGGCGCGAAGACGATCCGCCGCGCGCACGCGGTCCAGCCCGTCACCGCCCTCCAGAGCGAATACTCCCTGTGGTGGCGTGAGCCGGAGAAGGAGATCCTTCCGACCCTCGAGGAGCTGGGCATCGGATTCGTTCCGTTCAGCCCCCTGGGTAAGGGCTTCCTGACGGGCAAGCTGCCTGACGCCTCCCAGCTCGCCAAGAACGACTTCCGCAACATCCTTCCACGCTTCACGCCGGAGGCACGCAAGGCGAACCAGGTCTTCGTCGAGTTGCTAGACAGCGTCGCGGCCCGGAAGAAGGTGACGCCCGCGCAGCTCGCGCTCGCCTGGGTCCTGGCGCGCAAGCCGTGGATGGTCCCCATCCCTGGCACCACGAAGCCGCACCGCCTGGCGGAGAACCTGGGCGCGGCCCGGGTGGAGCTGACGGCGGACGAGGTCCGGGACCTCACGGATGCCGCGGCGAAGCTCACCGCGCAGGGAGCCCGCTATCCCGAGGCCCTGGAGAAGCTGACCGGCCGCTGA
- a CDS encoding LysR family transcriptional regulator, with the protein MNTAPFTQLQVFLAVARLRSFSGAARELGVSTAAVSQSVRQLEEQLRVVLLTRTTRSVSLTDTGRRLVEEAGPSVGQTLAALREVSARPGEAVGRVRLTVLTAAVPYVIAPVVPTFRARHPRVELEVVVEDRLVDIVAEGYDAGVRLSEAIERDMVQVRLTDAFRFVVVGSPAYLQRHGTPQKPEDLLRHECITFRSQTTGNLYPWELERGRRNWRVPVRGGVVSNDLHLPAALAEAGVGLAYAFEPVVAEPLRTGRLVRVLEAYAPVVPGFFLYYPSRAQRSAPLRLFVEAARELALKSF; encoded by the coding sequence ATGAATACGGCGCCCTTCACGCAGTTGCAGGTGTTCCTCGCGGTGGCCCGGCTGCGCAGCTTCAGCGGCGCGGCGCGCGAGCTGGGCGTCTCCACGGCGGCGGTGAGTCAGTCGGTGCGGCAGCTGGAGGAGCAGCTGCGCGTGGTGCTGCTCACCCGCACCACGCGCAGCGTATCGCTGACGGACACGGGCAGGCGGCTCGTGGAGGAGGCGGGCCCGTCGGTCGGTCAGACGCTCGCCGCGCTTCGCGAGGTCTCCGCGCGGCCAGGAGAGGCCGTGGGCCGGGTCCGGCTGACGGTGCTGACGGCGGCGGTGCCCTACGTCATCGCCCCGGTGGTTCCCACCTTTCGAGCGCGTCACCCTCGGGTGGAGTTGGAGGTCGTCGTCGAGGACCGCCTGGTGGACATCGTGGCGGAGGGCTACGACGCGGGCGTGCGGCTGAGCGAGGCCATCGAGCGCGACATGGTGCAGGTGCGGCTCACCGACGCGTTCCGCTTCGTGGTGGTGGGCTCGCCCGCCTACCTCCAGCGCCACGGCACGCCCCAGAAGCCCGAGGACCTGCTGCGCCACGAGTGCATCACCTTCCGCTCGCAGACGACCGGGAACCTCTACCCCTGGGAGCTGGAGCGCGGACGCAGGAACTGGCGCGTGCCGGTGCGAGGCGGCGTCGTCAGCAACGACCTGCACCTGCCCGCGGCCCTGGCGGAGGCGGGCGTGGGGCTGGCGTATGCCTTCGAGCCGGTCGTGGCGGAGCCGCTGCGCACCGGGCGGCTCGTGCGGGTGCTGGAGGCCTACGCGCCCGTCGTCCCCGGCTTCTTCCTGTACTACCCCAGCCGCGCGCAGCGCTCGGCGCCGCTGCGACTCTTCGTCGAAGCCGCGCGCGAGCTGGCGCTGAAGTCCTTTTGA
- a CDS encoding NAD(P)-dependent alcohol dehydrogenase, giving the protein MPTVNAYAARSATSPLGPITIQRRELGPRDVLIEIKFCGICHSDIHTVRGEWGGTTYPLAPGHEIAGIVTQVGAQVKKHAVGDRVGVGCMVDSCGDCSSCRKGEEQHCLKGMVGTYGAVGRDGEVTQGGYSTHIVVTEDFVLKIPEGIPLDAAAPLLCAGITTYSPLRRWGAGPGKKVAIVGMGGLGHMGVKFARAMGAEVTVLSQSLSKKEDGLRLGAHHYYATKDPETFKKLEGTFDLIVNTVSAKIDLNAYLSLLALDGALVNVGAPPEPLAVNVFSLFMPRRVFTGSLIGGIPQTQEMLDFCAKHHIGAEIEVIPASKINDAYERVLASDVRYRFVVDAATLK; this is encoded by the coding sequence ATGCCCACCGTCAACGCCTACGCGGCCCGCTCCGCCACGTCGCCCCTCGGCCCCATCACGATCCAGCGCCGGGAGCTGGGCCCTCGCGACGTCCTCATCGAGATCAAGTTCTGCGGCATCTGCCACTCGGACATCCACACCGTCCGCGGCGAGTGGGGCGGGACGACCTACCCGCTCGCTCCCGGCCATGAGATCGCCGGCATCGTCACGCAGGTCGGCGCCCAGGTGAAGAAGCACGCCGTCGGCGACCGCGTGGGCGTCGGCTGCATGGTGGACTCCTGCGGCGACTGCTCGTCCTGCCGCAAGGGCGAGGAGCAGCACTGCCTCAAGGGGATGGTCGGCACGTACGGCGCCGTCGGGCGCGACGGTGAGGTCACCCAGGGCGGCTACTCCACCCACATCGTCGTGACCGAGGACTTCGTCCTCAAGATCCCCGAAGGCATCCCGCTCGACGCCGCCGCGCCGCTGCTGTGCGCGGGCATCACCACGTACTCGCCGCTGCGCCGCTGGGGCGCGGGCCCCGGCAAGAAGGTGGCCATCGTGGGCATGGGCGGCCTGGGGCACATGGGCGTGAAGTTCGCCCGCGCGATGGGCGCGGAGGTGACCGTCCTGTCGCAGTCGCTGAGCAAGAAGGAGGACGGCCTGCGGCTGGGCGCGCACCACTACTACGCGACGAAGGATCCGGAGACGTTCAAGAAGCTCGAGGGCACGTTCGACCTCATCGTGAACACGGTGAGCGCGAAGATCGACCTGAACGCCTACCTGTCCCTGCTGGCGCTGGACGGCGCGCTGGTCAACGTGGGCGCGCCCCCGGAGCCGCTGGCCGTCAACGTGTTCTCCCTCTTCATGCCCCGCCGCGTGTTCACGGGGTCGCTCATCGGCGGCATCCCGCAGACGCAGGAGATGCTGGACTTCTGCGCGAAGCACCACATCGGCGCGGAGATCGAGGTCATCCCCGCCAGCAAGATCAACGACGCCTACGAGCGCGTGCTCGCCTCCGACGTCCGCTACCGCTTCGTCGTCGACGCCGCGACCCTGAAGTAA
- a CDS encoding (R)-mandelonitrile lyase, protein MRIAATAISLSLVTSAFAQTHDGGSAATGSGASRGLSITRGGSQPSSKGPAENFTGSVRVDPLFQANAPARTSGASVTFEPGARSAWHSHPLGQTLIVTAGSGRIQRWGGPVQEIRPGDVIWTPPGQKHWHGASPTTAMTHLAIQEQLDGKVVEWMEKVSDAQYSQPGQPFTTP, encoded by the coding sequence ATGCGAATCGCAGCCACCGCCATCTCGTTGTCCCTGGTCACTTCCGCGTTCGCCCAGACGCACGACGGAGGGAGCGCCGCCACGGGCTCGGGCGCTTCGCGAGGCCTGAGCATCACGCGCGGCGGCTCGCAGCCCTCCAGCAAGGGGCCCGCCGAGAACTTCACGGGCTCCGTGCGCGTCGATCCCCTGTTCCAGGCGAACGCGCCCGCGCGGACTTCGGGCGCCTCCGTCACGTTCGAGCCCGGTGCCCGCTCCGCCTGGCACAGCCATCCGCTGGGCCAGACGCTGATCGTGACGGCGGGCTCCGGCCGCATCCAGCGCTGGGGCGGCCCCGTCCAGGAGATCCGGCCGGGCGACGTCATCTGGACGCCGCCCGGCCAGAAGCACTGGCACGGGGCTTCACCCACCACCGCGATGACCCACCTCGCCATCCAGGAGCAGCTCGACGGCAAGGTCGTCGAGTGGATGGAGAAGGTCAGCGACGCGCAGTACAGCCAGCCCGGTCAGCCCTTCACGACGCCGTAG
- a CDS encoding right-handed parallel beta-helix repeat-containing protein, which produces MKQTRRFAVALAVTTLLTGAPDVQARGTTPSDAEAEVTFTAGPVRCGDTLTQHTRLTRDLNCPGSEPFALRLDGEGIVLDLGGYTVRRTGPENEDSQGIVVDNAKMVRNGTVQGFGRGVITPWFSNALSLRLHELALLDNDIAVYSQADTNFLITRCRLSGNGRGLSSEFDASTGLFDVRSSTFTHNGTAMIADFHHIDVVDSTFTSNGLVINCFGGSARIRGSTLAWNDAVGRMQIDFGGPYTCNEMRFEDSLLTDNAAFAPAIQPVWETNRLAMVNTLATRNGLGLRTAALTVYLEGNTFHDNAAGLTLSDLQTSSPVPLTGIVRGNQFLSNDGDGLRVEPPGTPTLINNVALGNAGVGIDAPTAFNGGGNVARDNAGGDCVGILCSMY; this is translated from the coding sequence ATGAAGCAGACACGCCGATTCGCCGTGGCCCTGGCAGTGACCACCTTGCTCACGGGAGCGCCCGACGTCCAGGCCCGTGGCACGACGCCTTCCGATGCGGAAGCCGAGGTGACGTTCACCGCCGGCCCCGTCCGGTGCGGCGACACCCTCACCCAGCACACGCGCCTCACGCGCGACCTGAACTGTCCGGGCTCGGAGCCCTTCGCGCTCCGGCTCGACGGCGAGGGCATCGTGCTGGACCTCGGCGGTTACACCGTGCGCCGCACCGGCCCGGAGAACGAGGACTCGCAAGGCATCGTGGTCGACAACGCAAAGATGGTGCGCAACGGCACGGTGCAGGGGTTCGGCCGGGGCGTCATCACGCCCTGGTTCTCGAACGCGCTGAGCCTGCGGCTGCACGAGCTCGCGCTCCTCGACAACGACATCGCCGTCTACAGCCAGGCGGATACGAACTTCCTCATCACCCGGTGCCGCCTGAGTGGGAACGGCCGGGGACTGAGCAGCGAGTTCGATGCGTCCACGGGGCTCTTCGACGTGAGGTCATCAACCTTCACGCACAACGGGACCGCGATGATCGCGGACTTCCATCACATCGACGTGGTCGACTCCACCTTCACGTCCAATGGGCTGGTCATCAACTGCTTCGGTGGCTCCGCCCGCATCCGCGGGAGCACGCTCGCGTGGAACGACGCGGTGGGCAGGATGCAGATCGACTTCGGCGGCCCCTACACCTGCAACGAGATGCGCTTCGAGGACTCGCTCCTGACGGATAACGCCGCGTTCGCGCCCGCCATCCAGCCGGTCTGGGAAACGAACCGGCTCGCGATGGTCAACACGCTGGCCACCCGCAATGGCCTCGGGCTCCGCACCGCGGCCCTGACCGTGTACCTGGAGGGCAACACCTTCCATGACAACGCGGCCGGCCTGACGCTGTCCGACCTGCAGACGTCCTCCCCCGTCCCGCTCACGGGCATCGTCCGCGGCAACCAGTTCCTGAGCAACGACGGGGACGGACTCCGCGTGGAGCCACCTGGCACTCCCACGCTGATCAACAACGTCGCCCTGGGCAACGCGGGCGTCGGCATCGATGCGCCCACCGCCTTCAACGGCGGCGGGAACGTCGCGCGAGACAACGCCGGGGGCGACTGCGTGGGCATCCTCTGCTCCATGTACTGA
- a CDS encoding OmpA/MotB family protein codes for METERGRAWVPWLVTALVAGLAGLVLYLSHRSTTRADAEAASAAARASAAEEAKQLLEAKLATLEAEHAKLSTEKEQLSTEKEQLSQTVQEQEAELARLKATYEDLQDKMKKEIAEGAIRLTQDGGRLQVDLVDKVLFDSGDASISARGQEVLTRLGGVLSKVDDKLIQVTGHTDDSPPTQKLQATFPTNWELSVARAVNVVRYLQDKGGVPAKRMLAAGYGDTRPLAANASPQGRARNRRIELLLIPEQAARRNPAIAKAAPAKATPVKGTPAKAAAVKPAVGKKSGR; via the coding sequence ATGGAGACGGAACGCGGAAGGGCCTGGGTCCCCTGGCTGGTGACGGCGTTGGTGGCGGGGCTCGCGGGACTGGTGCTGTATCTGTCGCATCGCAGCACGACCCGCGCGGACGCGGAAGCCGCCTCCGCGGCCGCACGCGCGAGCGCGGCGGAAGAGGCGAAGCAGCTGCTCGAGGCGAAGCTCGCCACGCTGGAGGCGGAGCACGCGAAGCTGTCCACGGAGAAGGAACAGCTCAGTACGGAGAAGGAGCAGCTCAGCCAGACGGTGCAGGAGCAGGAGGCGGAGCTGGCCCGGCTCAAGGCCACCTACGAGGACCTCCAGGACAAGATGAAGAAGGAGATCGCCGAGGGCGCCATCCGCCTGACGCAGGACGGAGGCCGGCTCCAGGTGGACCTCGTCGACAAGGTCCTCTTCGATTCGGGCGACGCCAGCATCAGCGCGCGCGGCCAGGAGGTCCTCACCCGGCTGGGCGGCGTGCTGTCCAAGGTGGATGACAAGCTCATCCAGGTGACGGGCCACACCGACGACTCCCCGCCCACGCAGAAGCTCCAGGCCACCTTCCCCACCAACTGGGAGCTGTCCGTCGCGCGCGCCGTCAACGTGGTGCGCTACCTCCAGGACAAGGGCGGCGTGCCCGCGAAGCGCATGCTCGCGGCGGGCTACGGCGACACGCGGCCCCTGGCGGCCAATGCGTCTCCGCAGGGACGCGCGCGCAACCGCCGCATCGAGCTGCTGCTCATCCCGGAGCAGGCCGCCCGCCGGAACCCCGCCATCGCGAAGGCGGCCCCCGCGAAGGCCACGCCCGTGAAGGGGACTCCCGCGAAGGCGGCCGCCGTGAAGCCCGCCGTCGGGAAGAAGTCCGGCCGGTAG
- a CDS encoding glycoside hydrolase family 16 protein, which translates to MQSSRRGPAPLFAALLLALIPAVSAAQTSTVQRLGTPSLSAQPGQAVTLAMRFNAVPMAENYNVFIHFIDQNGVNHAPAGADHLPPVGTSQWSGAIAYNRTVTLPTSMPLGTYAIRVGLSQTHSPWARVPLAMGSGVTVDDQLRYTVGTLTVGAQQPATTQVLQLSTPNLSGQAGQNVTLGMRFNAVPMSQSYYVFVHLVDANGVQYPNLGADHLPPVSTTSWSGAVSYNRVVALPTNLASGTYTVRVGLYSMTAPSYPRVALSAGSGVTADGELRYIVGTLTVGGGQPSGNGPVGQDASAYVLTFQEEFNNGFNTSVWNDHIWYESSNPTLNYAVRNGVLKIWPQRDASGSFFNRTLDTDGKYQQRYGYFEMQAKLPIGRGVWPAFWLLAHPGDRRPEIDIMEAYPGGGPNSGWGDSNLHPVAFAATVWPNGSSNAPAGSRTLQTPDLSAAFHTYAVKWEPNRQTFYFDGQPFYTLDITMADPMYILLDLWFGSASGSPDSSTPTGEGNAFEVNYVRAWQFR; encoded by the coding sequence ATGCAGTCATCCAGACGAGGTCCAGCCCCGCTGTTCGCCGCCCTGTTGCTGGCGCTGATCCCGGCGGTCAGCGCCGCCCAGACGAGCACCGTGCAGCGCCTTGGCACCCCCAGCCTGTCGGCGCAGCCGGGCCAGGCCGTGACGCTGGCGATGCGGTTCAACGCCGTGCCCATGGCTGAGAACTACAACGTCTTCATCCACTTCATCGACCAGAACGGCGTGAACCACGCGCCCGCTGGCGCGGACCACCTTCCGCCAGTGGGAACGTCGCAGTGGAGCGGGGCCATTGCCTACAACCGCACCGTGACGCTGCCCACGTCGATGCCGCTGGGCACCTACGCCATCCGCGTGGGCCTCTCGCAGACCCACTCGCCGTGGGCTCGCGTCCCGCTGGCCATGGGCAGCGGCGTCACCGTCGACGACCAGCTCCGCTACACCGTCGGCACGCTCACCGTGGGCGCGCAGCAGCCCGCCACCACCCAGGTCCTCCAGCTCTCCACCCCGAACCTGTCCGGTCAGGCCGGGCAGAACGTGACGCTGGGGATGCGGTTCAACGCCGTGCCGATGAGCCAGAGCTATTACGTCTTCGTCCACCTGGTGGATGCCAACGGCGTGCAGTACCCCAACCTGGGCGCGGATCACCTGCCGCCCGTCAGCACGACCTCCTGGAGTGGCGCCGTGTCCTACAACCGCGTCGTGGCGCTCCCCACCAACCTGGCGTCGGGCACGTACACGGTTCGCGTGGGGCTCTACAGCATGACCGCTCCCTCCTATCCGCGCGTCGCGCTGTCCGCGGGCAGCGGCGTCACGGCGGACGGCGAGCTTCGCTACATCGTCGGCACGCTCACCGTCGGCGGCGGGCAGCCCTCCGGCAACGGTCCCGTGGGGCAGGACGCGAGCGCCTACGTGCTGACCTTCCAGGAGGAGTTCAACAACGGCTTCAACACCAGCGTGTGGAACGATCACATCTGGTACGAGTCCTCCAACCCGACCCTCAACTACGCGGTCCGCAATGGCGTCCTGAAGATCTGGCCGCAGCGCGACGCCAGCGGCAGCTTCTTCAACCGGACCCTCGACACGGACGGGAAGTACCAGCAGCGCTACGGCTACTTCGAGATGCAGGCGAAGCTGCCCATCGGCAGGGGCGTGTGGCCCGCGTTCTGGCTCCTCGCGCACCCGGGGGACCGCCGCCCTGAAATCGACATCATGGAGGCGTACCCGGGCGGTGGCCCCAACAGCGGCTGGGGCGACTCCAACCTGCACCCGGTCGCCTTCGCCGCCACCGTGTGGCCCAACGGCTCCAGCAACGCGCCCGCCGGCTCCCGCACGTTGCAGACGCCCGACCTGTCGGCGGCCTTCCACACGTACGCCGTGAAGTGGGAGCCGAACCGGCAGACGTTCTACTTCGACGGGCAGCCGTTCTACACCCTCGACATCACCATGGCGGACCCGATGTACATCCTGCTGGACCTGTGGTTCGGCAGCGCGAGCGGCAGCCCGGACAGCTCGACCCCGACCGGTGAGGGCAACGCGTTCGAGGTCAACTACGTGCGCGCCTGGCAGTTCCGGTAG
- a CDS encoding fatty acid desaturase, protein MRTLSTRELLIENNLTLPWFLCSMLLAYFEHYALALPFSAFFFLTALRQVHNGFHHALGTNRFLTWLTLYLNSVLMVVSLHAVKFNHLRHHRYTLAEGDYEGKSARMSWYGAILYGPVHMFLIHKVTLQQGDRKYRWNVLFELASVAVFVAGVFHLRLHFLVYHVAAMALGECLTAFFAVWTVHHDTQDAPALARTQRTGWKNLITFSMFYHLEHHLFPAVPTIKLPELAKRLDAALPTLEKRATF, encoded by the coding sequence TTGAGGACCCTGTCGACCCGGGAGCTCCTCATCGAGAACAACCTGACCCTTCCCTGGTTCCTGTGCTCGATGCTGCTCGCGTACTTCGAGCACTACGCCCTGGCCCTGCCCTTCTCCGCCTTCTTCTTCCTCACGGCCTTGAGACAGGTCCACAACGGCTTCCACCACGCGCTGGGCACGAACCGGTTCCTGACCTGGCTCACGCTGTATCTCAACAGCGTGTTGATGGTGGTCTCACTCCACGCGGTGAAGTTCAACCACCTGAGACATCACCGGTACACCCTGGCGGAGGGTGACTACGAGGGGAAGTCCGCGCGCATGTCCTGGTACGGCGCCATCCTGTACGGCCCCGTCCACATGTTCCTGATCCACAAGGTGACGCTCCAGCAGGGAGACAGGAAGTACCGCTGGAACGTCCTGTTCGAGCTGGCCTCCGTCGCGGTCTTCGTCGCGGGGGTCTTCCACCTGCGGCTTCACTTCCTCGTCTACCACGTCGCGGCGATGGCCCTGGGCGAGTGCCTGACGGCCTTCTTCGCCGTGTGGACCGTGCATCACGACACGCAGGACGCCCCGGCGCTCGCGCGGACCCAGCGCACCGGGTGGAAGAACCTGATCACCTTCAGCATGTTCTACCATCTGGAGCACCACCTCTTCCCGGCGGTGCCCACCATCAAGCTGCCGGAGCTGGCGAAGCGCCTGGACGCGGCGCTTCCCACCCTGGAGAAGCGCGCGACGTTCTGA
- a CDS encoding NAD(P)-dependent oxidoreductase, with protein sequence MTSSRRTKLAVIGSGLMGSALARAFAAAGHDVAVWNRTPSKAKAVGGGTTAFESLVDAVSGRELVVVSVSTYAASAELFSSQAVASAMAGKTLVQLTSGSPADARSGLEWARAHGVDYLDAAILTFPAFVATDYATVFYAGARAVFDRHLETLQAIAKNCVYVDEKIGSAATLDCAILEAFYGGSLAVLHAAAMCQAEGLDPKAFFAQKNSFLGLISVTADAAQGMIENNDFTGQQCSLNTHVAAIEHIVRLSTDARISSRFPRELLENYRRALGAGLGEQELPAVFRTLKQD encoded by the coding sequence ATGACTTCCAGCCGTCGGACGAAGCTTGCGGTGATTGGCAGTGGGCTCATGGGAAGCGCGCTGGCGCGGGCGTTCGCCGCAGCGGGGCATGACGTCGCGGTGTGGAACCGGACCCCGAGCAAGGCGAAGGCCGTGGGCGGTGGCACCACCGCGTTCGAGAGCCTGGTGGACGCCGTCTCCGGACGGGAACTCGTGGTCGTCTCGGTGTCCACCTACGCCGCCAGCGCGGAGCTGTTCTCCTCGCAGGCCGTCGCGTCGGCCATGGCCGGAAAGACGCTCGTCCAGCTCACCAGTGGCTCACCGGCGGACGCCCGGAGCGGGCTGGAGTGGGCGAGGGCGCATGGCGTGGACTACCTGGACGCCGCGATCCTCACCTTTCCCGCGTTCGTGGCCACCGACTACGCGACGGTCTTCTACGCGGGCGCGCGCGCCGTCTTCGACCGGCACCTGGAGACCCTCCAGGCCATCGCGAAGAACTGCGTCTACGTCGACGAGAAGATCGGCTCCGCCGCGACGCTCGACTGCGCGATCCTGGAGGCCTTCTACGGAGGCTCCCTGGCGGTCCTCCACGCCGCGGCGATGTGCCAGGCGGAGGGGCTGGACCCCAAGGCCTTCTTCGCCCAGAAGAACTCCTTCCTGGGGTTGATCTCCGTCACCGCCGACGCCGCGCAGGGGATGATCGAGAACAACGACTTCACCGGCCAGCAGTGCAGCCTCAACACCCACGTCGCGGCCATCGAGCACATCGTCCGGCTGAGCACCGACGCCCGCATCAGCTCCCGCTTCCCCAGGGAGCTGCTGGAGAACTACCGGCGGGCGCTGGGCGCGGGCCTGGGTGAGCAGGAATTGCCCGCCGTGTTCCGCACCCTGAAGCAGGACTGA